The following is a genomic window from Balneolaceae bacterium.
CACAAAAAGAATGGTGAAAAAGGAGTAGAAATGGTAGGGAAGGGAGTTGATGAAGACCGAGTAGGCCGCCTCGTTGAAGTCGGGCATCTTCGCCTGGGCGTCGGAGATAAAGCCCACCATGGCACCGATCCAGGTACTTACCAGGGCGATGGTGGCCACGGGCGCCGCGGTGGCGTCCACCAGGTAGGCCAGCTTGGCCCGGGAGATGCGCAGGCGGTCGGTCAGGGGACGCATCATGCTGCCCACCACCATGGTGTTGGCGTAGTCATCGAAGAAAACCACGAATCCCATAAGCGAGGTGGTGAGCTGCCCCTGCACCTTGGTCTTTACGAAGCGGGTGATGGTGCGGATCACCCCGCGGGTGCCGCCGTTGTCGGTGATCACCCCCACCATGCCCCCGATGAGCAGAGTGAAGATAACGATGCTCATGTGACTGGCGTCGGCTGTGGCCGGGACGATGTAGTCGCTGAGAGCGGAGAAGAAGGAGGCGAAGAAATTTTCGAAACCGGGTCCCATAGCCAGGAAGGCCCCGCACCAGATGCCCAGGAACAGGGCGAATAGCACCTGGCGGAATAGAAGGGCGATACCGATGGCCACCAGGGGCGGCAGAATACTGGTCCAGCTCACCCCGGCGTTGCCGGCGCCCGTTCCGCTCCCCTCCTGGGCCAGCTCCGCGGAACCGGAGAGGGCCAGCGAGGGATCCATCCAGAGTGCGACCAGAGCGGCGGCCGCTACAAACAGGAGGATTTTCTTTGTTATGCCGTTCATCATACCGCCTGGAAAATACAATCTGCTGGCTTTATTGCCAGTGTCATTTTTATACGCCCCCTTTTAATCTTTTTACAGATACAATTTTGAAATGTGCGCTGAGCCGGTAACTTATGAACTCTGATATCATTTTAATAACCACGCAAGAATCAAGATCCATGAATAGCATACCCAAGAAGTGGACGGTGGCTGTGGTGACCCTGCTCTGCCTGGCGACAGGCGCCTACGCGCAGGACGACTACAGCTCCTATTCGGAGATGACCGACCGCCTTCAGGCGCTCGAGAGTTCTCATTCCGATTACGTGCAACTGGAATCCCTCACTGAAACGCTCGGCGGCAAAAACGTCTGGCTGCTGACCCTCTCCTCCGGCGATCCCTCCGCCAAGCCCGCCATCGCGGTGGTCGGCGGATCGGAAGGCTCCCATATCCTGGGCAGCGAGCTGGCGGTGCAGTTCGCCGAAAAACTACTGAACGGCACGCCGGGGGACAGCCTCGAGAGCCTGCTCTCGCGCACCACCTACTACGTGGTGCCGCGTCTGAACCCGGACGCCACCGAACAATATTTCGCCGACCTGCGCTACGAGCGCAACGCCAACGCCAGGGACACCGACACCGACCGTGACGGCCCGGTGAACGAGGACGGCTACGAAGACCTTAACGGCGACGGGCTGATCACCATGATGCGGGTCAGCGACCGCACCGGCGACTGGATGCCGCACTCCGACGATCCGCGCGTAATGGTGGAGGCCGATGCCAGCGAGGGCGAGCGCGGCGCCTGGAGGATTTACTCCGAGGGACGTGACAACGACCGCGACGACGCCTTTAACGAAGACGGGGCCGGCGGGGTGGATCTGAACATGAACTTCACCTTCGACTACCCTGCCTTCGAGCCGGGAGCCGGCGCCTTCATGCTTACCGAACGGGAGAACCGGGCGCTGCTCGATTTCCTCATGGAGGAGGCCTGGAACACCTATGCGGTGGTCTCCTTCGGACCGGCCAACAACCTCTCCGAGCCGATCTCCTTCAATCCCGGCGGCATCTCACAGCGCGTCATCGACGGCTGGTACCGCGAGGACACCGAGCTGAACGCCATCGCCTCCGAGCTGTACAACGAGGTGACCCGGCTATCGGGCGGAGAGAACGTATCCGGCGACCCCGGCGACTTCTTCCAGTGGGCCTACTTCCACTACGGCCGCCTCAGCCTGAGCACGCCCGGGTGGTGGACCTCCGGCGAATCGGGCAACGACCAGGCGGACTACCTGGCATGGGCAGACGGCCAGAACCTGGATGCCTTCGTGCCGTGGACAGAGATCAGCCACCCCGACTTCCCCAACCGCACGGTGGAGGTGGGCGGCATCAAGCCATTCATGATGCACAATCCCCCCTACTCGGCAGTGGATACGCTGGCGGACAAACACACCGCCTTCCTGGCGCAGCTCAGCACGCTTCAGCCTTCCGTGGAGATCACCAACGTGGAGGTGGAGGAGGCAGGCGAGAACCTGACGCGCGTGACGGTCGATCTCTACAACCCCGGCACGCTGCCCACGGCCACGCGCCTGGGTGAGCGTACACGCTGGGTTCGCGACGTAATCGCCGAGATCAGCCTGGGCGATGGACTCTCCCTGGTCAGCGGCGAACGCCTGAGCAACTTCGAATCCATCGGCGCTGACGCCAGCGAACGGCTGAGCTGGCTGGTGCGCGGAAGCGGTACCTTCTCGCTGAAGGCCGGCGCGCCCAACACTGGATTCACCACCATCGAGCAAAGCATTAATCAGTAACAGATATCACTATGAAGACGCTTAACACACTTTGTACGCTGCTACTGACCTGCGCCATGCTGGTCGTCCTGGCCCCCGATCCGGCCGGCGCCCAGACCTCCTCGGAGGGATTCTTCCCGGCCGCGGGCACTCCGGCCAATCCGGAGGTGCAGGCCAGCTGGAACCGCTACTACAACTACCAGGGCTACACCGAACTCATCAACCAAATGGCCGAAGCGCATCCTGACCTGGTGCAGGTGCAGTCCATCGGGCAGTCCTACGAGGGACGTGACATCTGGCTGGTGACGGTCACCAACTTCAACGAGGGCGACCCCGACCGCAAGCCCGGTATGTACATCGACGGGAACATCCACTCCAACGAGATCCAGGGTACGGAAATGTCCCTCTACACCATCTGGTACCTGTCGGAGCAGTTCGGCAACATCGAGTACATCACCCAGCTGATGAACGAGAAGGTGTTCTACATCGTCCCCTCCATCAACCCCGACGCCCGGGAGAACTTCTTTGACGAGCCCAACACAGCCAGCTCCCCACGTTCAGGCATGAAGCCCCTGGACGACGACGGGGACGGCCGCGTGGATGAGGACAACCTGGACGACCTGAACGGCGACGGCTCCGTCACTCTGATGCGACGCAAGAACCCGCGCGGGGAGTACCGGGTCGACCCCGACTATCCCAACCGGATGGTGCAGGTGCCGGATGATCAGTTCGGCAACTACGAGATCCTGGGGCGCGAGGGTATTGACAACGACGGCGACGGGGAGGTCAACGAAGACCGCCCCGGCTACTACGACCCCAACCGCGACTGGGCCTGGAACTGGCAGCCCGACTACATACAGGGCGGAGCGCATAAATATCCCTTCTCCCTGCCCGAAAACCGTGCAGTAGCTGACTTCGTGATGGAGCATCCCAACATTGCGGCCGCCCAGAGCTACCACAACAGCGGCGGTATGATCCTGCGTGGACCGGGTGCTGCCGAGGATGTAAGCACCTACAACTACCAGGACATCCAGGTCTACGACGCCATCGCCGAGAAGGGCGAGTCCTTCATGCCCGGCTACCGCTACCTGGTGGTCTATGACGACCTCTACACGGTATTCGGTGGCGAATTGGACTGGTTCTACGGCAGCCGCGGCATCTTTACCTACTCCAACGAGCTGTGGACCTCCTACCTGCAGTTCTACTCGCAGGACCCGCCGCAGCCCGACGACTACGTCTTCAACCAGAGCCTGCTCTTCGGCGACGCCCACGTGGACTGGGAGTCCTACGACCATCCCACCTACGGGGAGATCGAGATCGGCGGCTTCAAGAAAAACTACGGCCGCGCCCACCCCGGCTTCCTGCTGGAGACGGACGCACACCGCAACATGGCCTTTACCCTATACCACACCTGGAACACGCCCCACCTTGTAATCGACGAGATCTCCACGCGGGATCTTGGCGGAGGGCAGCGCGAGGTCACCGCGGTGGTCACCAACACGCGCCTGATCCCCACCCACGCCAGCCACGACGTTCAGAACAACATTGAGCGGCCCGACTACATCCGCATCGAGGGCGTGGACGTGGAGGCCGGCATGATCGTGGACGACCGCGACATGAACCAGACGGTCGAGCAGAAGGTGAACCCGCAGCAGCTGGAGGTGGAAAACATTCCCGGCATGGATTCCGTCGTGGTACGCTGGATTGTCAGCGGCAGCGGTGACTTTACCGTCACGGTCGACAGCGAGAAGGGCGGTGTGGCCAGCCGCTCCAGCGACGGGTAACAGGTTGCGGGGCGTTCTTGCTCTCGCCGGCCCTCACCGTTGGCCTGCACAAATTGATCTGAAAGGAGTCGCCTTCGGGCGGCTCTTTTTTTTGGTAACAGGTCGACGCCCAATGTGAGGCAGCCGGGTATTGTTCACGGCCGCGATAATAATTTCAGGCATCGGACTGTTTGATGTTTGAAGGCAGACATAGCATTTGGCAACCAGGGACTCACAAGCGAGGGCAATTCATGTCTCCCATACTTTCCACCCACCGTCTGATCGCAATGCTTACACTCCTGCTGGCAGGACTCCTGTTTCAATCCTGCCTGGAATCACATTCGCCCCCTGTCTGCACATTGCAATTTGAAGTCCACCAGGTAACGGTACTGAATGCTGAGGGCGAGGCTGCCGATTCCGTCCAGATCCAGATCACCAACCAGGAGAACGGGGAGTCCTTCAGGCCCTGCGAAAGGGAATCCTACGACTGCCCCGTCGAAGGCTTCGAGGGGAGGTACACCATCATCCATGACGGCTATTTTGAGCATTCCGAAGAGGGAAAGGAGTTCAACCTGCGCGTGACCGGACAGAAGGATGAGATGAGTTTCCAGGCTGACTACACGTTTCGCAATGACGGCTGTCATATCCGCAAGGTGGCCGGCCCGGACAGCGTTTCGCTGGAGGCCTCCAACTGATGGTTCAATGCACCCAGGCGAGCACCGGCGCCCTGGCGGATTCCTACCCGCAGCAGGGCCTGGCCGAGCAGATACGCATACTCCGGTAGCCCGGCACAGATGGCCGCTGGACTATGGCCCTAGCCCAACTCGTCGATGGCCGCACGGATACGCCGCACCGTGGTCTCGCGGCCCAACAGCTCGAGGGTGGGAAATAGATCGGGTCCGTAACCCTGGCCGGTGACCGCGATCCGCAGGGGCATCATGATGGGGCCCCAGCCAATGTCGTGCTCCTCGATGAGTTCTTTGATGTGGTCTTTCAGCGTGCCGGCCGTGAATTCGTCCGCCGCAAGATCGCCAATTCGCCCAAGGTAGTCCTCCAGCAGGCCGGCGCTGTCCTCCTTCCACTTCTTGAGGGCCTTCTCATCGTAGCTCTCCGGGTCCTCGAAGAAAAACAGGCCCTCGGTGACGAAATCCTCCACCTTGCTGGCGCGGTCCTTCATCAGCGGGATGACCTCCCTGAGGTAACCCTCGTCGGGATTGTGGCCGTACTCCCCGGCGATGACCTGCACGCGCGGGTAGAGCTCCTGTACAGACTTCTCGCGCAGATACTGCTCGTTATACCAGATCAGTTTCTTGTAGTCGAAGACCGCCCCGCCCTTGCTGACGCGGTCCAGCGAGAAGAGCCCGGTCAGCTCCTCCATGGAGTGGATTTCGCTGTCGTCGCCCGGGCTCCAGCCCAGGTAGGCCAGGAAGTTGACCAGGGCCTCCGGCTCGAACTTCTGCTCGCGGTAATCCCGGGTGTTGATGGGAATGCCCTCGCTTTCGGCCTTGCGCTTGGAGAGCTTGCCGCCGGAAGGCGACATGATCAGGGGCAGGTGTGCCATGACGGGCGCCTCCCATCCCAGGTATTCGTAGAGCAACATGTGCTTGGGCGTGCTGCTGAGCCACTCCTCGCCACGGATCACGTGGGTGATCTCCATCAGGTGATCGTCCACCACGTTGGCCAGATGGTAGGTGGGCATGCCGTCCGACTTGAGCAGCACCTGGTCGTCCAGGCCCTTGCTTTCGAAGGAGACAAAGCCGCGCACCTCGTCCTCGAAGCGCACCGTCTCCCGGCGCGGCACCTTGAGCCGGATGACGTAGTCTTCGCCCTCCTCCAGCAGCCGGTCCACTTCCTCCTGCGGCAGGGTGAGGCTGTTTTTCATGGACATGCGCGTGATGGCGTCGTACTTGGGCGAGGGGTTGCCCGACTTCTCCAGGCGCTCCCGCATCTGGTCCAGTTCCTCCGGGGTGTCAAAGGCGTAGTAGGCGTGGCCCGATTCCACCAGTTTCTCGGCGTACTGGGCATAGATGTCCTTGCGCTCGCTCTGGCGATAAGGACCGAATTCGCCCGGCTTGCCGGGTCCCTCGTCGAAATCCATGCCCGCCCACAGCAGGGAGTCCACGATGTCCTGCTCGGCCTCCTCCACGTAGCGGGACTGGTCGGTGTCCTCGATACGGAGCACAAACACGCCGTCGTGGTGACGTGCGTAGAGGTAATTGAAAAGGGCGGTCCGGAGTCCCCCGACGTGCAGGAGTCCGGTGGGAGAAGGGGCAAATCGTACGCGAACGGTGCCTTCCATGAATGTGGGCTGTAGGTTAGGGATGCGGTTGGTTGGAAGTCAGGAAAAATAAGGTATTGCGGGGAGGAGTGCTAGTCATCGGGAGAGCATACGGGACCCGCCGGCGCTCCTTCCGGCAAGGTTTAACCCCGGGATGCGAGCCCGATCTGTACTCTATCCGGACAAATCCCTATTCTGGTGTCAATGACCCTTGCACTGCTATATCCCCAGCTGGCCCCCAACCTCTACGACCTGGCCCTGATGATGCGAGCCGACCGGGTAGTGCTGCTGGATACCGAAACGTGGTCGCGCAAAAGCCGCATCCACCGCACCCGCATACGCACCCCGCAGGGCACGCAGTGGATCAACATCCCGGTGCGCACCGATGACCGCGACAAGCCGGTGCGCGCCGTGCGCATAGACCATGCCGAAGAGTGGGCCACCCCCCTGCTGCGCAGCCTGACCTACAACTACCGCAACAGTCCCTACTTCGACTTCTACGAGCCGGAGATCCGCGCCGATTTCGAGGCCGCCGCCGACTTCGAATTCCTGATGCCCTTCGTGCTTCACGTGCAGGAGAGGCTGCTGCGTTTTATGGAGCATCCGGTGCACTACGACCTGGCCTTCGGGCTGGAGGACTACACCTCCGATCCCGACGAGCTGGCCCGGAGGCTGGGCGCCGACCGTCTCTGGCAGGAACACGACAGCCGCCACTACATGCGACAGGCGGAAAACGCTACAGTGCTTCCGGGCTTCCGCCATCCCCGCTACCGCCAGCACTTCGAAGGCTTCGAGCCCTGGTGCGGCCTCTTCGACCTGCTCTTTCAATTCGGGCCCGAAAGCTTTAAGATTACGGACCGCATCCGCGAATCCGCATAAAAACGACATCGGACATGGAGTGTCAAAAGAACCTGTTCCACCTGGAGGAGGGCCACCACTACCTGAACTGCGCCTTCCTCTCCCCCCTGCTCAAGAGCGCGGAGGCGGCGGGCGTGGAAGGCATCCGCGCCAAAACCTGCCCCTGGGAGGTCACGCCCGACCGCTTTTTTGAAGACGGCAACCTCCTTCGGGCGCGCTTCGCCGAGCTGGTGAACGCCCCATCGGCCGACCGGGTGGCCCTCATGCCGGCGGTCTCCTACGGGGTGGCCACGGCGGTGAAGAATCTTCCGCGGCCCGGCAAGGGCCGTGCCTGGGGCCATGGCGGCAGCGGCAAGCCCCGCATCGTGCTCAACGACGAGCAGTTTCCCAGCAACGTCTACGCCTGGCAGCGCTTCGCCCGGGAGCAGGGCTGCGAGATCCACACGGTGGAGGCACCGGAGACCGTCGACGGCCGCGGCGCGGCCTGGAACGAGCGCCTGCTGGAGGCCATCACCGACGACACCCTGGCCGTGGCCCTGGCACCCCTGCACTGGACCGACGGCACGCTCTTCGATCTGGAGGCGGTGGGGCGGCGCTGCCGGGAGACCGGCTCCTACCTGATCGTGGACGGCACCCAGTCCGTGGGCGCCCTCCCCTTCGACGTGCAGGCCGTGCAGCCTGACGCCCTCTTCTGCGCCGGCTACAAGTGGCTGCTGGGACCCTACTCCATGGCGCTGGGCTATTTCGGCGAACGGCTGCTCGACGGGGTTCCCCTGGAGGAGGGATGGCTCAACCGCAGGGAGAGCGAGGACTTCGCGGGCCTGGTGGACTACCAGCCAGAATACCAGCCGGGCGCCCGGCGCTACGACGTGGGCCAGAGCAGCAACTTTGTGCTGGTGCCCATGATGCTGCGCGCCGTGGAG
Proteins encoded in this region:
- a CDS encoding M14 family metallopeptidase, with the protein product MNSIPKKWTVAVVTLLCLATGAYAQDDYSSYSEMTDRLQALESSHSDYVQLESLTETLGGKNVWLLTLSSGDPSAKPAIAVVGGSEGSHILGSELAVQFAEKLLNGTPGDSLESLLSRTTYYVVPRLNPDATEQYFADLRYERNANARDTDTDRDGPVNEDGYEDLNGDGLITMMRVSDRTGDWMPHSDDPRVMVEADASEGERGAWRIYSEGRDNDRDDAFNEDGAGGVDLNMNFTFDYPAFEPGAGAFMLTERENRALLDFLMEEAWNTYAVVSFGPANNLSEPISFNPGGISQRVIDGWYREDTELNAIASELYNEVTRLSGGENVSGDPGDFFQWAYFHYGRLSLSTPGWWTSGESGNDQADYLAWADGQNLDAFVPWTEISHPDFPNRTVEVGGIKPFMMHNPPYSAVDTLADKHTAFLAQLSTLQPSVEITNVEVEEAGENLTRVTVDLYNPGTLPTATRLGERTRWVRDVIAEISLGDGLSLVSGERLSNFESIGADASERLSWLVRGSGTFSLKAGAPNTGFTTIEQSINQ
- a CDS encoding M14 family metallopeptidase; amino-acid sequence: MKTLNTLCTLLLTCAMLVVLAPDPAGAQTSSEGFFPAAGTPANPEVQASWNRYYNYQGYTELINQMAEAHPDLVQVQSIGQSYEGRDIWLVTVTNFNEGDPDRKPGMYIDGNIHSNEIQGTEMSLYTIWYLSEQFGNIEYITQLMNEKVFYIVPSINPDARENFFDEPNTASSPRSGMKPLDDDGDGRVDEDNLDDLNGDGSVTLMRRKNPRGEYRVDPDYPNRMVQVPDDQFGNYEILGREGIDNDGDGEVNEDRPGYYDPNRDWAWNWQPDYIQGGAHKYPFSLPENRAVADFVMEHPNIAAAQSYHNSGGMILRGPGAAEDVSTYNYQDIQVYDAIAEKGESFMPGYRYLVVYDDLYTVFGGELDWFYGSRGIFTYSNELWTSYLQFYSQDPPQPDDYVFNQSLLFGDAHVDWESYDHPTYGEIEIGGFKKNYGRAHPGFLLETDAHRNMAFTLYHTWNTPHLVIDEISTRDLGGGQREVTAVVTNTRLIPTHASHDVQNNIERPDYIRIEGVDVEAGMIVDDRDMNQTVEQKVNPQQLEVENIPGMDSVVVRWIVSGSGDFTVTVDSEKGGVASRSSDG
- the gltX gene encoding glutamate--tRNA ligase, with protein sequence MEGTVRVRFAPSPTGLLHVGGLRTALFNYLYARHHDGVFVLRIEDTDQSRYVEEAEQDIVDSLLWAGMDFDEGPGKPGEFGPYRQSERKDIYAQYAEKLVESGHAYYAFDTPEELDQMRERLEKSGNPSPKYDAITRMSMKNSLTLPQEEVDRLLEEGEDYVIRLKVPRRETVRFEDEVRGFVSFESKGLDDQVLLKSDGMPTYHLANVVDDHLMEITHVIRGEEWLSSTPKHMLLYEYLGWEAPVMAHLPLIMSPSGGKLSKRKAESEGIPINTRDYREQKFEPEALVNFLAYLGWSPGDDSEIHSMEELTGLFSLDRVSKGGAVFDYKKLIWYNEQYLREKSVQELYPRVQVIAGEYGHNPDEGYLREVIPLMKDRASKVEDFVTEGLFFFEDPESYDEKALKKWKEDSAGLLEDYLGRIGDLAADEFTAGTLKDHIKELIEEHDIGWGPIMMPLRIAVTGQGYGPDLFPTLELLGRETTVRRIRAAIDELG
- a CDS encoding WbqC family protein codes for the protein MTLALLYPQLAPNLYDLALMMRADRVVLLDTETWSRKSRIHRTRIRTPQGTQWINIPVRTDDRDKPVRAVRIDHAEEWATPLLRSLTYNYRNSPYFDFYEPEIRADFEAAADFEFLMPFVLHVQERLLRFMEHPVHYDLAFGLEDYTSDPDELARRLGADRLWQEHDSRHYMRQAENATVLPGFRHPRYRQHFEGFEPWCGLFDLLFQFGPESFKITDRIRESA
- a CDS encoding aminotransferase class V-fold PLP-dependent enzyme; its protein translation is MECQKNLFHLEEGHHYLNCAFLSPLLKSAEAAGVEGIRAKTCPWEVTPDRFFEDGNLLRARFAELVNAPSADRVALMPAVSYGVATAVKNLPRPGKGRAWGHGGSGKPRIVLNDEQFPSNVYAWQRFAREQGCEIHTVEAPETVDGRGAAWNERLLEAITDDTLAVALAPLHWTDGTLFDLEAVGRRCRETGSYLIVDGTQSVGALPFDVQAVQPDALFCAGYKWLLGPYSMALGYFGERLLDGVPLEEGWLNRRESEDFAGLVDYQPEYQPGARRYDVGQSSNFVLVPMMLRAVEQLLKWGPAEIQRYCRELTAPLAGELPVRGYRLENPDFRAHHLFGIRLPSGLTNEELKTRLGARNIHVSLRGSAVRISPNVYNTEEDIAALMEVLKEVQE